The genomic DNA tttaatataaacaaaGAGGTTCACATAAGGGTAGTTTTACAAATGGCAGTAGTATTTGGATTAACCCTGTGCATGTATTCAATCTACCTGCAATTCATGTTTCAAAATTAAgtagaaactgttttaaaactatcACTTGCAGTACATGCTAGAAAATGGAGTACATCCAGTGATAAGTTTCATGACTTGTAGGTgtcatttttggttaaaaattaGTAGGTTGAGTATCCAGAGATTTTACTGGAGTGTAATGCTCTTTATTTCAGCAAAACGTTTTTCTAGATgctcaaatgtaattttttcttaatgagcatttttgtttacaagtacagataaacagaacacaatatattataaaatgtaGCTACATTTCACTTTTGTTAAAGTGCTTCCTCCGCTCCGTTAGGGGGCGCACGCTGCTGTGATGCGTAAACATGCTCTTAAAAAGGAGAACGGAGAAGCACGGTTCTACACCAATCATATTACAGAATCTCGGCTCTAAACCAATCGGAACAATGCACATGACTCCAGTGGGCGGGACCAGTGACTGCCGTTGGACGTCATTCATTCGCCAGTTTGTTAGCGAATAGACAGACCTCTGGGTTTTGTAAGTAATTTAACtggttttaaactgtttaaggtGTTGATCGTGTGTCCCGCAGCTCTAGTGAGACTAACTTGGAGGTAGACTAGTTCAGCGGATCGGTTTAGCTTGTATGCTAACCACAGGCCCTAACAGGGCAATTATCCGGCTGTCAAACGCAGCCGAACCGGGACGTTTCTGGGTCTGTTTCTAGGTAAATACGGCGCCGTTCATAAGGAAAGTGTTTGTTGCTGTTCTCCTCCGGTGTTTCAACGTCTCTCTGTCCGCCCTGCACCTCCGTAGCGGTCACCATGGGCGAGGTGGAGCTCTCCTGTCGGGCTTATGTGAAGATGTACCTGCACTCCTGCCTGTTCCCCCGCTGCAGCATCAATGGACTGCTGCTGTCCTCAAGCTCGGCAGGTGGCGCTGTTTGCGTGACGGACTGCGTGCCGCTGCTTCACTCTCACCTGCCCCTGGCTCCCATCACGCAACTGGCCCTCACGCAGGTGTGGAGTTTGCTGTCGTGGCCCGGTTCTCAAAAAGGTCCAGATTGTGATGTAGATCCAAACTAAGAGaagtttttcagtaaaaatgagaataaagttcaaaatttaatttctttcagcAATATAAAAACTCCAAATTCAGATGGACATAAATTTGGATTTACGTTGCTACATTTcctgattttttcccctcaatccCCACTTTCAAATTTTATAATTctctatttattttagtttggagtattaaaaaaatatctgctaTATGTACACGACAGAGTATTTGAAGATGAAAATAATAGTAATGTGGTTAGGAAGGAGTAGATTCCACCAAAAACTTATGAATTAATTTCACTTGTTTATAAGAAAAAACTTGGATGTTCTCTGAGGTTAAAAGtcatattagaaaaataaatcaaattccCCATAAAGACATAGCttgtggttaaatgaaaaatctgcagaatgtatTTTTATCTGATGAATCGATTTATCAtcaaaataataactaaaataatagtTGCATGCTTACAAAACCCACTGAAGGTTtcaataaagtgtttatttttgtaaacaatCTGCTgatttaaatagttaaatatgtCCTGCAACACGTTCATGAGGCGTTTTCAGCTTTAAAATCCTCCTGAAGCTGAACTTAAATCAGCTAATTTACTCAGAAGTTGTTCAGACATGTTGTCTAAAAGGACTAAACCAGcagttttctctcttctctcctccCAGGTGGATGTTTGGTGCGCTCAGACTCAGCAGAGGATAGTTGGATATTACCAGGCCAACGCCTGCGCATCAGACTGCAGGTGAGTTTCCTGAAGGGAGAAACTTCTCCGGGACCGAAGCCGATCCAGAAACGGTTTCAGTGGTCTGGTGTCTGTTTGCAGCCCGACGCCGTGCGCTCTGAAGATAGCCGACAAGATCGCAGAGCAGTTTGAGAGTGCCGTCTTATTAATGGTGAggatgacagaaaacaaaggtTTAATGAagagattaaatgttttctatgtttATGGGACGGGAGAGTTTGTGGGTTTAATACAGTcggtttgtttctgtttcttcctgAAGCTCGACGGCAGCAAGATGTCTCCAGATGATCGGGTTCCTCCGATCGTCATGTACGAACGCAGAGACTCCAAATGGGTTCTGAAGGACAAACACACGTAAGAACCGAGGGGGATGGGAAGTTATAAAGGATAAAACGAGTCAGTTTGGTTTAAATACCAACTTTTTAACTTAGGAAGTCCTGTGGGAAGAGTTTCAATCAACACAGCTTTGAGCCCAGACATCCGTCCAGCCAGTTCATCCTTTATCTATcaagaaaaagatgcagattCCTTTCAATCATATCTGGAGGATTTTGgagaaactgaaatgtaaaataaaaatcattttaagtggcTTGAATCTCCAGGAAGCTGCAggatgttttaaattacattaactCATTGTTCCAATTTAGTTCACATGATTGGTTCACATGAAAACCAGTGAAGGGAGAGAAAATAATCCAGCTTGCAAAGAACTGAAACACCTAGAAtggccagcagagggcgcagGTGAGGTCAGggattccatccatccattttcctaGTGGGGTCACCAGGGGTGCTGGGTTAGGGTTATCTCCTGCGAACGTTTTGGGCGAGAGgtctggacaggtcaccagtctgtctcAGGGCaaccatgcacactcacacctagggagaatttaacCTGacagtcgtgtttttggactgtgggaggaacccggagaacccggagagaacccaccattcgcagggagaacatgcaaactccatgcagaaagaccccgggccgggaatcgaacccaggaggaccttcttgctgcaaggcagcagtgaaACCAACtacaccactgtgcagcctgtcAGGGATTCCTCAGGTAGAAAGGTCAGGTCAAGGTCAGCAGAGGCAGACATGGATGTTATTTATGGCAGATCTGAAACTTAAAAGGGATTTTGTATGACAAATAAGAATCTCATCTGAAACAATTTATCAAGTTTCcattaataaatgtataaaatggcTGATTTAGTTTGGATTTAGACTCCATTGTTTTGAGtagcagcagcttcctgttcGTCAGCCTAATGGACTcgtgtcacttcctgtccagGATCATGCTGCGGCAGTGGGAGGAGACGCAGGCCATCGCCAGCCAGATGCTGGAGTCGGGCGACCACGCCCTCCTGGTGGACTTCGACGGCCACCTGGATGACATCACCAAGGACTGGACCAATCAGACGCTCAACTCCAAGATCGCCGAGCTTTCCTCGCCGGCCAACGGAAACATCTGACGGCGACCCGGTTCCCccgacacaaacacacacccagcAGAGTCCTCGGAAAAGTTTTATCGACAGAACAAAGACAAACGCGCTTAAATGACAGATTTACATCTCGTGCCAACCCCCAAAAAACGGataattttttaacaactaaTCCAccttaaaatatgatttaactCCAACAATcaacttcctggttttatttctaaacgctttttttctttttcttgtgtcaCAAAGTGTTCATCCAAGTTGGGATGATGgtagtttgtttaaaaaatatgttttatttggttGATTTCCTCATAATTGCTGcatagaaatgtttaatttgaaaggatgtactttattattattattatactgaTTAATTACATTGGTAACAAGTTTTCAACATCTACAAACCTTAAATGTTCCAGTTTCAAATATTGGATATAAACTGAGCTCAAAGCTCGTTGTGGTCCAAGAATAAATTTCCTCCTTTAGTTCTGCAGTGTTTTCTTTccttgaattaaataaaatcaacttaaaATCGACTAAATGCTCTAAACTTCAGTACAGTattcccatatttatattttacaccaACATCAGATGagaaaatttcagtttcaaattcaAGAAAttctcagatttaaaaaaaaattctgagaattttttgaatattatttacatttcagtgtTTGCTATTTTCCGTTTCACAATTCtggattttttccccacattccAGTTATAtaattcctttgtttttctgtcagtttaagtcttaaaaaaatataaataaacataaatagttGGTATAAATATGACAGAGTATCAGGGCTATtatagatgaaaaaaataaaaataatgatgtcACAGAGGAGTTGATCGTCaccaaaaacctcagaaatttatgaattattttcactcatttacaagaaaaaaacttctCTGATGttgaaaagctgtaaaatgacaactttccaaaataaaaggcataaatttacaatattaaaactattatttgATGTATAAAGCCAGAAATTTGTAAGAAAACTCAAATTTGTCAGGAATTTTCTAAAAAGTTGTacatttgtgacaaaatgagacAGAAACGCTCCAGGGTTGAGGCGCTACGTCTACGAGATTCACACCTGGATGTTTCCCGGACTTTAAGGATGAGGTCTGAGCTTTtttctggaccagaaccgggtcgTTCTGATCCAGGAAAACAACCCGGATCTTCCCTTTAACTCTAGAAAACATCCAGATGTTCGTCTCCTAAATTTACCGCCTCAATCTTAGATGAc from Xiphophorus couchianus chromosome 21, X_couchianus-1.0, whole genome shotgun sequence includes the following:
- the emc9 gene encoding ER membrane protein complex subunit 9, with protein sequence MGEVELSCRAYVKMYLHSCLFPRCSINGLLLSSSSAGGAVCVTDCVPLLHSHLPLAPITQLALTQVDVWCAQTQQRIVGYYQANACASDCSPTPCALKIADKIAEQFESAVLLMLDGSKMSPDDRVPPIVMYERRDSKWVLKDKHTIMLRQWEETQAIASQMLESGDHALLVDFDGHLDDITKDWTNQTLNSKIAELSSPANGNI